One stretch of Deinobacterium chartae DNA includes these proteins:
- a CDS encoding Maf family nucleotide pyrophosphatase → MTWILASGSPRRRELLGRIGVRFEVLTAHTSEDTEQRDPAQAVQELALHKARAVRELRPEGRIIAADTVVTVDGDILGKPRDASENLEMLRRLAGREHVVYTGVAVLAGAREISGFEATAVRFRPLSEAELRWYAATGEGLDKAGGYGIQERGMLLVEGITGDYFNVMGLPMVRLLALCRALDLPLVEDLDLPEKGQP, encoded by the coding sequence GTGACCTGGATTCTGGCATCTGGCAGCCCCAGGCGGCGCGAACTGCTCGGACGCATCGGCGTGCGCTTCGAGGTGCTGACCGCCCACACCTCCGAGGACACCGAGCAGCGTGACCCGGCCCAGGCCGTACAGGAGCTCGCACTGCACAAGGCCCGCGCGGTCCGCGAGTTGCGCCCGGAGGGCCGCATCATCGCGGCGGACACGGTGGTCACCGTGGACGGCGACATCCTGGGCAAACCGCGTGACGCGTCCGAGAACCTCGAGATGCTGCGGCGTCTCGCGGGCCGCGAGCACGTGGTGTACACCGGGGTGGCGGTGCTGGCCGGCGCACGGGAGATCAGCGGTTTCGAGGCCACGGCGGTGCGGTTCCGTCCGCTGAGTGAGGCCGAGCTGCGCTGGTACGCCGCGACCGGCGAGGGTCTGGACAAGGCCGGAGGGTACGGCATTCAGGAGCGCGGAATGCTGCTGGTCGAGGGCATCACGGGCGACTACTTCAACGTGATGGGCCTGCCGATGGTGCGCCTGCTGGCGCTGTGCCGCGCGCTGGACCTGCCGTTGGTCGAGGATCTGGACCTGCCGGAGAAAGGACAGCCATGA
- a CDS encoding Rod shape-determining protein MreD: MRKLLFFLAIIALQGALEVLLPRGISAPDLFLLTALILAARLPPTWGMLAAYGVGLTQDILGHGLLGLHAAALAGGTLLFYGVRQLLNSNTPLHEAAGIVVAVAGQWATFLILTYWLRSNLVTVSTLTLVLPLHLLLTLLIFPLVYRAGRWAFGRIPSTDDQLA; this comes from the coding sequence GTGCGCAAACTGCTCTTTTTCCTCGCCATCATCGCCTTGCAAGGAGCCCTCGAGGTCCTGCTGCCTCGGGGCATCAGCGCACCGGACCTGTTCTTGCTGACCGCCCTGATCCTGGCGGCACGGTTACCCCCGACCTGGGGCATGCTGGCAGCCTACGGCGTAGGACTCACCCAAGACATCTTGGGGCACGGCCTGCTGGGCCTGCACGCAGCTGCGCTGGCCGGAGGCACCCTGCTGTTTTACGGCGTTCGCCAGTTGCTCAACTCCAACACCCCGCTGCACGAGGCCGCCGGCATCGTGGTCGCGGTGGCGGGCCAGTGGGCCACCTTCTTGATCCTCACCTACTGGCTGCGCAGCAACCTGGTCACCGTCTCGACCCTCACGCTGGTGCTTCCCCTGCACCTGCTGCTGACCCTGCTGATCTTCCCGCTGGTCTACCGCGCCGGACGCTGGGCCTTTGGCCGCATTCCCTCCACCGACGACCAGCTCGCCTGA
- the rpiA gene encoding ribose 5-phosphate isomerase A, with translation MDLEALKREAAHRAVDRVESGMRVGLGTGSTARYAILEIARRVGEGRLRAVSFVATSLESERLAQENGLVVDPLDPRPLDVAIDGADEISPQLDLVKGLGGALLREKLVEVQARRFVVIADHTKQVARLGERAPLPVEIVRFGAQSTLERLAAFGEPALRLRGNEPFVTDNGNFIADLRIEPTAAPADLEVRLKALTGVVETGLFLGMATEAIIALPGGVKELVRPG, from the coding sequence ATGGACCTCGAGGCGCTGAAACGGGAGGCCGCGCACCGCGCGGTGGACCGCGTAGAGAGCGGGATGCGGGTCGGGCTGGGAACCGGGAGTACGGCGCGCTACGCGATCCTCGAGATCGCACGGCGGGTGGGGGAGGGCCGTCTGCGGGCGGTGTCTTTTGTGGCGACCTCGCTCGAGAGCGAGCGCTTGGCTCAGGAAAACGGGCTGGTGGTGGATCCGCTCGATCCCCGGCCGCTGGATGTGGCCATCGACGGGGCCGACGAAATCTCGCCGCAGCTGGACCTGGTCAAGGGGCTGGGCGGCGCGTTGCTGCGCGAGAAGCTGGTGGAGGTACAGGCGCGCCGTTTCGTGGTGATCGCCGACCACACCAAGCAGGTTGCACGTCTGGGCGAACGTGCTCCGCTACCGGTGGAGATCGTCCGTTTCGGTGCCCAAAGTACGCTGGAGCGTCTTGCGGCGTTTGGGGAGCCGGCGCTGCGCCTGCGCGGCAACGAGCCGTTCGTGACCGACAACGGCAACTTCATCGCCGACTTGCGCATCGAGCCGACCGCCGCTCCGGCCGACCTCGAGGTGCGGCTCAAGGCTCTGACCGGCGTGGTCGAGACCGGTCTGTTTCTGGGCATGGCGACCGAGGCGATCATCGCTTTGCCCGGAGGCGTCAAGGAACTCGTCCGGCCAGGCTGA
- the mreC gene encoding rod shape-determining protein MreC, protein MTWRRLGLVYLALLVLSMLLTRFLPPAPLALSSGVAPLTGVVDRIAANLRGAWNAVVFERDLKLENARLRATNEELEAQNRRLKLDLERYKKAAQILESQSPGLLTVASVTAIDPSPLLSRLTVNAGAERGVTRFMPATVPAGLVGLVVEVNRTSAVVLTLVDPEFRAGVTLEGKGGTGTAIGAPPDRLRVEFSKNVDVQVGDTVQTASIGGVYPAGIKIGTVENVLPLGANATTRTVIVKPAVDVSTLQEVGLLRPL, encoded by the coding sequence ATGACCTGGAGGCGCCTGGGGCTGGTATACCTGGCGCTATTGGTGCTGAGCATGCTGCTCACGCGCTTTTTACCGCCCGCGCCGCTGGCCCTCTCGAGCGGCGTGGCCCCCTTGACCGGCGTGGTGGACCGCATCGCCGCCAACTTGCGCGGAGCCTGGAACGCGGTGGTGTTCGAGCGCGACCTCAAGCTGGAAAATGCGCGCCTGCGCGCCACGAACGAGGAGCTCGAGGCCCAGAACCGCCGCCTCAAGCTCGACTTGGAGCGCTACAAAAAGGCCGCGCAGATCCTCGAGAGCCAGTCACCCGGCCTGCTCACGGTGGCCTCGGTGACCGCCATCGATCCCTCGCCGCTGCTGTCGCGCCTGACCGTGAACGCAGGGGCCGAGCGCGGGGTGACCCGCTTCATGCCCGCCACGGTACCCGCCGGACTGGTGGGGCTGGTGGTGGAGGTCAACCGCACCAGCGCGGTCGTTCTGACCCTGGTGGATCCCGAGTTCCGCGCCGGGGTCACCCTCGAGGGCAAGGGCGGCACCGGCACCGCCATCGGTGCCCCACCGGACCGCCTGCGGGTGGAGTTCTCCAAGAACGTCGACGTTCAGGTGGGCGACACCGTGCAGACCGCCTCGATCGGCGGCGTGTACCCGGCGGGCATCAAGATCGGCACGGTGGAAAACGTGCTGCCTCTGGGTGCCAACGCCACCACCCGCACGGTGATCGTCAAACCTGCCGTAGACGTCAGCACGCTGCAGGAAGTGGGGTTGTTGCGGCCCCTGTAG
- a CDS encoding peroxiredoxin, which produces MKLTPGDLVPDFALPDQSGNVQRLSDYRGRYVVVYVYPKDDTPGCTREACDFRDAAELRALGAAVLGISRDDSESHARFDGKYGLGFPLLADTDAAVIRSLGAWGTKNMYGKVSEGPRRSTFIVGPDGHLVRAWYAVKVDGHADAVTRVIREHQARLAPAQEA; this is translated from the coding sequence ATGAAACTGACTCCTGGTGATCTCGTGCCCGATTTTGCCCTGCCCGATCAGAGCGGTAACGTCCAGCGGCTCTCGGACTACCGTGGCCGTTACGTGGTGGTTTACGTGTATCCCAAGGATGATACGCCCGGTTGCACCCGCGAGGCCTGCGACTTCCGTGACGCAGCCGAACTGCGCGCCCTGGGGGCGGCGGTGTTGGGCATCAGCCGCGACGACAGCGAGTCGCACGCACGCTTTGACGGCAAGTACGGCCTGGGCTTTCCGCTGCTGGCCGACACCGACGCGGCCGTGATCCGCTCGCTGGGTGCTTGGGGCACCAAGAACATGTACGGCAAGGTTTCCGAAGGCCCCAGGCGCAGCACCTTCATCGTGGGCCCGGACGGGCATCTGGTACGGGCGTGGTACGCGGTGAAGGTGGACGGTCACGCCGATGCGGTGACCCGGGTGATCCGCGAGCATCAGGCCCGCTTGGCCCCGGCGCAGGAGGCCTGA
- the deoC gene encoding deoxyribose-phosphate aldolase — MDLAAYIDHTLLKATATPDDIRTLCSEARAHRFKAVCVNPAYVALAKRELEGSGVRVATVCGFPLGATTPEQKADEARRSVELGADEVDMVLNIGLAKAGDWEGVSADIRAVREATRGKVLKVILETGYLSDDEKRRAAQASVDAGADFVKTSTGFGQGGATVEDVRLMKQVVGERAEVKASGGVRSLEDAHAMITAGATRIGTSSGVALVSGQQGQGSY; from the coding sequence ATGGATTTGGCTGCCTACATTGACCACACCCTGCTGAAAGCGACCGCCACACCGGACGACATCCGGACCCTGTGCAGCGAGGCGCGCGCGCACCGTTTCAAGGCGGTGTGCGTGAACCCCGCCTACGTCGCCCTGGCCAAGCGCGAACTCGAAGGATCAGGCGTGCGGGTCGCAACCGTATGCGGCTTCCCGCTCGGCGCCACCACCCCCGAGCAGAAAGCCGACGAGGCCCGCCGCTCGGTCGAACTCGGTGCCGACGAGGTCGATATGGTCCTCAACATCGGTCTGGCCAAGGCCGGAGACTGGGAGGGCGTCAGCGCCGACATCCGCGCGGTGCGCGAAGCGACCCGGGGCAAGGTGCTCAAGGTCATCCTCGAGACCGGCTACCTCAGCGACGACGAGAAGCGCCGCGCCGCGCAGGCCTCGGTGGACGCCGGAGCGGACTTCGTCAAGACCTCTACCGGCTTCGGTCAGGGCGGCGCAACCGTAGAGGACGTGCGCCTGATGAAGCAGGTCGTGGGCGAGCGCGCCGAGGTCAAGGCCTCGGGCGGCGTGCGCAGCCTCGAAGACGCCCACGCCATGATCACGGCCGGCGCGACCCGCATCGGCACCTCGAGCGGTGTCGCCCTGGTCAGCGGCCAACAGGGACAAGGCAGCTACTGA